A window of the Methyloprofundus sp. genome harbors these coding sequences:
- a CDS encoding mxaD protein, with protein sequence MQQQVNVVKTINETDAKVWQLISAINGLERWFSIITQCDVQGAGIGAVRTLELKGGAKMIDTVIEINQQQQCFRYVRTEMPFPVTDYHGTVMVRKIDAQKTEITWLAEYVVADAQQAAMYTLISDTLTEGLNGLAQELAGEVL encoded by the coding sequence ATGCAACAACAAGTAAATGTAGTAAAAACGATTAATGAAACTGACGCGAAAGTGTGGCAATTAATATCTGCAATCAATGGGTTGGAACGCTGGTTTAGCATTATTACCCAATGTGATGTACAAGGTGCGGGTATCGGCGCGGTACGTACACTAGAATTAAAAGGGGGCGCGAAAATGATTGATACGGTAATTGAAATTAATCAGCAGCAACAATGTTTTCGTTATGTGCGTACCGAGATGCCATTTCCAGTGACTGATTATCATGGCACGGTCATGGTTCGGAAAATTGATGCTCAGAAAACAGAAATTACTTGGTTAGCCGAGTACGTGGTGGCTGATGCGCAACAAGCAGCAATGTATACCTTAATTAGTGATACGCTTACTGAGGGACTTAATGGGCTTGCACAAGAGCTGGCAGGGGAAGTTTTATGA
- a CDS encoding peptidyl-Lys metalloendopeptidase produces the protein MPYKYLRILITLVFISLSTPSFAQDLKLTAKLEALNTNSLNLKFILENNSNQAIQILTWNSPLEKQFSSNSFLVLHADDINTRIDYIGQLRKRATPSANDYLILSPGEAITSEINIAEFYATYHSGDYLIRYQAFVTIKAFGDPADKEQTIKLISNTLTAHQEHSITPQQKVRSARTTQSCSSSQSTTIEQARLAAHDLASDAVNVLNSTPENQRANATRYTTWFGSHQASRYAAISTNFNKILGAIENPSINFICNSSECGSGTFAFVYSRSPYDVYLCSSFWSAPLTGTDSKAGTIIHEVSHFRIVADTDDHQYGQSGTRQLALSQPDVAITNADSHEYFAENTPFLTMTSRTPDDTPTPPVPTPSPDAQTLTLDTPISGTLNIGEWVYYEVSGASSITLFNLTADLDLYIGNNTQPTENNFTCSPFQPGTTREICEVNSTETTYIGVRGYAAGSFSLLASTTDSNTNNNTLTIDTPISGALNTNEWRYFQISGATNIRLYNLSADLDLYIGNGTQPTENNFSCRPFQADTTEESCTVNSTETTYIGIRGFAAGSFTLLASSTNTSDDNNTSLTLEVPVSGTVNANEWVFYTVVDTSSIKLFNLSSDLDLYIGNSTQPSLDNYSCRPFLLSTTEETCTINTPGTTYIGIRGFTAGSYSLLASVGTSNTIDSSTSSQTLSLDTPVSSTLNRNEWAYYDVSGATSVRLYNLSADLDLYVNNAEHPTGSNFTCRPFLENTEAESCNINTTGISYLGINGYRAGSYSLVATNNSNTSSGTSIRVALSQNSFISDDVFQLNMIVTGSGDFDTYVGLIFPDGSLYTFSPPFTVNPLNTILPYHNGTQINNEEDYPILHFRLPNNIPLGHYQACSLLLHAGSPLAQENLLSSDCNAFEIK, from the coding sequence ATGCCTTATAAATATCTGCGCATTCTTATCACATTAGTATTTATCAGTCTTAGCACCCCTTCTTTTGCACAAGACCTCAAATTAACGGCAAAGCTTGAGGCACTCAACACCAACAGCCTTAACCTAAAATTTATTTTAGAAAATAACTCCAACCAAGCCATACAAATACTTACTTGGAACAGCCCCTTAGAAAAGCAGTTCAGTAGCAATAGCTTTCTAGTCTTGCATGCAGATGATATAAACACTCGCATTGACTATATTGGCCAACTGCGCAAAAGAGCAACACCCTCTGCCAATGACTATCTTATTTTATCTCCAGGAGAAGCGATTACATCCGAGATAAATATTGCAGAATTCTATGCCACCTATCACTCTGGTGATTACCTCATAAGATACCAAGCCTTTGTGACCATCAAAGCATTCGGCGATCCAGCAGACAAAGAGCAAACCATAAAACTTATTTCCAACACTTTAACAGCTCATCAAGAGCACAGCATTACACCACAACAAAAAGTTCGCTCAGCCCGCACCACCCAATCCTGTAGCAGCTCACAAAGCACCACAATAGAACAAGCGCGCCTCGCAGCACATGACTTAGCAAGCGACGCAGTGAATGTCCTCAATAGTACACCCGAAAACCAACGTGCTAATGCGACCCGTTATACAACTTGGTTTGGTAGTCATCAAGCCTCTCGCTATGCAGCCATCAGTACAAATTTCAATAAAATACTAGGTGCGATAGAAAACCCGAGTATCAATTTTATTTGCAACTCCTCCGAATGTGGCAGTGGCACTTTTGCTTTTGTTTATAGCCGTTCACCTTACGATGTTTACCTGTGTAGCAGCTTCTGGAGTGCGCCACTAACTGGCACCGACTCTAAAGCTGGCACTATTATTCATGAAGTATCGCATTTTCGTATTGTTGCTGATACCGATGACCACCAATATGGCCAGTCAGGTACACGCCAGCTAGCGTTATCTCAGCCCGATGTCGCCATCACTAATGCAGATAGTCATGAATATTTTGCGGAGAATACCCCATTTCTCACTATGACGAGCCGCACACCTGATGACACACCCACGCCGCCTGTTCCAACACCAAGCCCTGACGCACAAACATTAACTCTCGATACGCCAATATCAGGCACATTAAACATAGGTGAGTGGGTTTACTATGAAGTCAGTGGCGCATCCAGCATCACACTATTCAATCTAACTGCCGACCTAGATTTATATATTGGCAACAACACTCAACCCACAGAAAATAACTTTACCTGCAGCCCCTTTCAACCAGGCACGACCAGAGAAATATGTGAAGTCAATAGTACTGAAACCACTTATATTGGTGTCAGGGGTTATGCTGCTGGTAGCTTTTCACTACTAGCCTCCACTACAGACAGCAACACAAACAATAATACCTTAACAATTGACACTCCGATATCAGGTGCGCTAAATACCAATGAATGGCGCTATTTCCAAATAAGCGGTGCTACAAATATCAGGCTCTATAACCTATCAGCCGACCTAGACCTCTATATTGGTAATGGTACACAACCGACAGAGAACAATTTTAGTTGCAGACCCTTTCAAGCCGACACCACCGAAGAGTCGTGTACAGTCAATAGTACAGAAACTACCTATATTGGCATTAGAGGCTTTGCAGCAGGTAGCTTTACACTACTCGCTTCCTCAACAAATACCAGCGACGATAACAATACAAGCTTAACATTAGAGGTCCCCGTATCTGGCACAGTCAATGCCAATGAGTGGGTTTTCTATACAGTCGTTGACACTTCCAGTATCAAGCTATTTAACCTATCCTCAGACCTTGACTTATATATTGGTAATAGTACCCAGCCCAGTCTTGATAATTACAGTTGCCGCCCATTTCTACTAAGTACTACCGAAGAAACCTGCACGATTAATACCCCAGGCACAACGTATATCGGCATTAGAGGCTTTACAGCTGGTAGTTATTCCCTCCTCGCTTCAGTAGGCACCAGCAACACCATAGACAGTAGCACCAGCAGTCAAACACTCTCTTTAGATACGCCCGTTTCCAGCACCCTGAATCGCAATGAATGGGCCTACTATGACGTATCAGGTGCCACCAGTGTACGCTTATACAACCTAAGCGCAGACCTAGATCTCTATGTAAACAATGCAGAGCATCCAACTGGCAGCAATTTTACGTGTCGGCCTTTTTTAGAAAATACTGAGGCTGAAAGCTGCAATATCAACACCACAGGCATTAGCTATCTTGGTATAAATGGCTATCGTGCAGGCAGCTACTCACTAGTCGCCACCAATAATAGCAATACCAGCTCAGGTACCTCAATAAGGGTTGCCTTAAGCCAAAACAGCTTTATTAGCGACGATGTTTTTCAATTAAATATGATCGTTACCGGCTCGGGGGATTTTGACACTTACGTAGGCCTCATTTTTCCTGATGGCAGCTTATATACCTTCTCACCACCCTTTACCGTTAACCCATTAAATACTATCTTGCCTTACCATAACGGCACGCAGATCAATAATGAGGAAGACTACCCTATCCTGCACTTCCGCTTGCCTAATAATATTCCACTAGGCCATTATCAAGCCTGTAGTTTATTACTACACGCAGGTTCACCATTAGCCCAAGAAAATTTACTGAGTTCAGATTGCAATGCTTTTGAAATCAAATAA
- a CDS encoding putative acetyltransferase, translated as MQIRAANIKDSEAIKNLHLQAFDSSEAEMVSDLAVNLLHEKSAINIISLVAIDNDAIIAHTAFSPVFLDNTNEHFAYILAPLAVSPTQQNNRVGSTIVKHGLDIISSLGAFIVFVYGDPQYYSRFGFTPVLAQNFTAPYPLQYPEGWQAMQLNTTVFPEDGKCKCVDSLNDSDLW; from the coding sequence ATGCAAATTCGAGCAGCAAATATAAAAGATTCCGAAGCGATTAAAAACCTTCACCTGCAAGCATTTGACAGCTCAGAAGCCGAAATGGTCTCTGATCTTGCTGTGAATTTATTACACGAAAAATCAGCCATTAATATCATCTCACTCGTTGCAATAGATAATGATGCAATAATAGCTCACACAGCCTTTAGTCCGGTTTTTTTAGACAATACTAATGAGCATTTTGCTTATATACTTGCTCCGTTAGCCGTATCACCCACTCAGCAAAATAACCGAGTTGGTTCCACAATTGTAAAACATGGTTTAGACATTATTTCCTCATTAGGGGCATTTATTGTTTTTGTCTATGGTGATCCTCAATATTATTCTAGGTTTGGTTTTACGCCAGTGCTTGCGCAAAATTTTACGGCACCTTATCCGCTGCAGTACCCAGAGGGCTGGCAGGCAATGCAATTGAATACTACTGTTTTTCCCGAGGATGGAAAATGTAAATGTGTTGATTCTCTTAATGATTCAGACCTATGGTAA
- a CDS encoding two-component system, NarL family, invasion response regulator UvrY, whose product MTTEPNITLMLVDDHAMIRAGYRALLKKQQRLQVIAEATDGIEAYHRFKEYHPDVVIMDLSLPKQGGLEAIAHIKQYSPKAKILVFSMHQNPIFPLQALKAGAIGYVTKNSAPEILLQAIYQVYAGQHFLSPDIAQSLALEKSGHEHIALQSLSTREFEIFRMLAESHSKEDIATTLNLSPKTVSNCHYLIKSKLNVSSDIELIYLAIRMQVLNVSELFGPADM is encoded by the coding sequence ATGACAACTGAACCAAATATCACCCTAATGTTAGTTGATGACCATGCCATGATTCGTGCAGGCTATCGCGCATTATTGAAAAAACAACAACGTTTACAAGTCATTGCTGAAGCGACTGATGGTATTGAGGCATACCATCGCTTTAAAGAATATCATCCAGATGTGGTGATTATGGATCTTTCATTACCCAAGCAAGGTGGACTGGAAGCCATTGCTCATATCAAACAATATAGTCCAAAAGCGAAAATTTTAGTGTTCAGCATGCATCAAAATCCAATTTTTCCACTGCAAGCGCTCAAAGCAGGAGCCATCGGCTATGTCACTAAAAACAGTGCTCCCGAAATATTACTGCAAGCCATTTATCAAGTTTATGCAGGGCAACATTTTCTCAGCCCTGATATTGCTCAGTCATTAGCACTGGAAAAATCAGGGCATGAACATATTGCACTACAATCTCTATCCACACGTGAATTTGAAATATTTAGGATGCTAGCCGAGTCACACAGCAAAGAAGACATCGCCACCACACTCAACCTGAGCCCAAAAACAGTATCAAATTGTCATTACCTGATTAAAAGTAAATTAAATGTCAGTAGTGATATTGAATTGATTTACTTAGCTATTAGAATGCAGGTGCTTAATGTATCGGAATTGTTTGGACCGGCAGATATGTAA
- a CDS encoding two-component system, NarL family, sensor histidine kinase UhpB codes for MNLKFYLLVRIILVGLFCLLSTSAYVLYQADQQAKQAAQTMLTSISKQLAMQLQRIDAGYAVAANFPDFHLWQETHPAAGVCLRFNSTAKAISHSVCRDVKWSAQSWPEPFAAAYLWLFNPGLEINSPIIFKNQQQGSISLTLSVEQQLAQAWQSLRTLLTLSILTILAVCLLVYLVIKQALRPAAIIVTGLQKMQAGHLTVRLPDFDILEWRQTATAINDLVSSQQQLLTERQQLSHKLITVQDAERRYLARELHDELGQCLAAISALAASITQTAKQECPVLVDEAENISQINAHMLQSVRDLLVQLRPAEIDELGLEASLQSLISEWNKRTCIVFSLNMTGDCTQLAEPLPMTLFRIIQESLTNISKHSTASKAQVELIIKPEWLALTIADNGCIAELPFVPTAGMGLLGIRERVTALGGQFTLQKNATGGLTIDVKLPHI; via the coding sequence ATGAATTTAAAATTTTATTTGCTAGTACGTATTATATTGGTCGGCTTATTTTGTTTGCTGAGCACATCGGCTTATGTACTCTACCAAGCCGATCAACAAGCAAAGCAAGCAGCACAAACAATGCTGACATCTATTAGTAAACAATTAGCCATGCAGTTACAACGTATTGATGCTGGCTATGCTGTCGCTGCAAATTTCCCAGACTTTCATTTATGGCAAGAAACCCACCCTGCCGCAGGTGTTTGTTTACGTTTTAATTCAACAGCTAAGGCTATTAGCCATAGTGTTTGTCGTGATGTTAAATGGTCAGCACAATCATGGCCAGAACCTTTTGCAGCGGCATATTTATGGCTATTTAATCCTGGCCTAGAAATTAACAGTCCCATTATTTTCAAAAACCAACAGCAAGGCTCAATTAGTCTAACGCTTAGCGTTGAACAACAATTAGCGCAAGCTTGGCAAAGTCTACGCACCTTGCTGACCCTATCCATATTGACTATTTTAGCGGTATGTTTATTAGTATATCTAGTGATCAAGCAAGCTTTACGCCCAGCTGCAATCATTGTGACAGGCTTACAAAAAATGCAGGCAGGTCATTTGACAGTACGCTTACCTGATTTTGATATTTTAGAATGGAGGCAAACGGCCACTGCGATTAATGACCTTGTCAGTAGTCAGCAGCAATTATTAACTGAACGCCAACAATTGAGTCATAAACTAATTACTGTGCAAGATGCAGAACGCCGTTATTTAGCTCGCGAACTACACGATGAATTAGGACAATGTTTAGCTGCCATCAGTGCCTTGGCCGCATCCATTACTCAAACTGCAAAACAAGAATGTCCTGTGTTAGTTGATGAAGCTGAAAATATCAGCCAAATCAATGCGCATATGCTGCAAAGTGTACGAGATTTATTAGTGCAATTAAGACCTGCTGAGATTGATGAGTTGGGCTTGGAAGCCAGTTTACAGAGCCTTATCAGCGAGTGGAATAAACGAACCTGCATTGTGTTTAGTTTAAATATGACAGGTGATTGCACACAACTTGCTGAGCCATTGCCCATGACTTTATTTCGTATTATTCAAGAAAGCCTAACGAATATTAGCAAACACTCCACTGCCTCCAAGGCACAAGTTGAACTTATCATTAAGCCTGAATGGCTTGCACTGACAATAGCAGATAATGGCTGTATAGCTGAACTACCTTTTGTGCCAACAGCAGGCATGGGTCTACTCGGCATACGTGAACGGGTGACCGCATTAGGTGGGCAATTCACATTGCAAAAAAATGCGACTGGTGGTTTAACTATCGACGTTAAATTACCCCATATATAG
- a CDS encoding acyl-CoA thioesterase, whose product MQQNILTQLLELMPLDTGMELPPKIFMDMSGEFVDYVAGKSLTVRFPNKERYMNPFGFMQGGMIIAAMDNTIAPLSYIVAPPNITKEFNTTFKRPITPKDEYIEVTASIIEKTATQIILQAEVSNAKGKLAATGIATCVFIKARAIKAN is encoded by the coding sequence ATGCAACAAAATATACTAACGCAGCTTCTGGAATTAATGCCACTAGATACAGGTATGGAGCTGCCGCCTAAAATTTTTATGGACATGAGCGGCGAGTTTGTTGATTATGTTGCCGGTAAGTCATTGACGGTTCGCTTCCCTAATAAAGAGCGCTATATGAATCCTTTTGGGTTTATGCAAGGCGGTATGATTATCGCTGCTATGGATAATACTATTGCACCGTTGAGCTATATTGTCGCACCACCTAATATTACCAAAGAGTTTAACACCACCTTTAAGCGGCCTATTACCCCAAAAGATGAATATATTGAAGTGACCGCATCAATAATAGAAAAAACAGCTACGCAAATTATTTTGCAAGCTGAAGTCAGCAATGCCAAAGGCAAATTGGCCGCTACAGGTATTGCTACTTGTGTTTTTATTAAGGCTAGAGCAATAAAGGCTAATTGA